A window from Herbaspirillum sp. meg3 encodes these proteins:
- a CDS encoding LysR family transcriptional regulator — MSTRLDLNDLRLFLHVAETGSITAGAERSHLALASASARVRGMEDALGVALLTRDRRGVQLTDAGRALQHHARSVLQQMDKMRDELSEYAHGLKGHIRLLGNTAAITEFLPEALGTFLAQNPYIDIDLEERLSHEIVQAIIEGIADIGIVADSVDTGHLHTMPFRQDHLMVVIPRKHALARRKQLAFAEIVEENFVGLSGGSALQEHLSGHAIRMGKRLQYRVRLRSFDGICRMVEREVGIGVLPATAALRCQKTMAIKCIPLSDAWARRQLLICVRNEMDLPGHTRQLLEQLLGQPHQQTQT; from the coding sequence ATGAGCACTCGCCTCGACCTGAACGATCTGCGTCTCTTTTTGCATGTTGCCGAAACCGGCAGCATCACTGCAGGAGCCGAGCGGTCACATCTTGCGCTGGCGTCGGCAAGCGCGCGCGTTCGCGGGATGGAAGATGCGCTTGGCGTTGCACTTCTGACGCGTGATCGACGCGGCGTCCAATTGACCGATGCCGGCCGCGCGCTGCAACATCACGCACGTAGTGTGCTCCAGCAAATGGACAAGATGCGCGATGAGCTCAGCGAATACGCACATGGCCTCAAAGGCCATATTCGCCTTCTGGGCAACACGGCTGCCATTACCGAATTTCTGCCCGAAGCACTGGGGACCTTCCTTGCGCAAAACCCTTACATTGATATCGATCTGGAAGAGCGCCTCAGCCATGAAATCGTACAAGCGATCATTGAGGGCATCGCTGATATCGGCATCGTTGCCGATTCGGTGGACACGGGGCATTTGCATACCATGCCGTTTCGCCAAGATCATTTGATGGTAGTGATACCGCGCAAACATGCGCTCGCGCGCAGAAAGCAACTGGCATTTGCCGAAATCGTGGAGGAAAATTTTGTCGGTCTCAGTGGCGGCAGCGCCTTACAGGAGCATCTTTCCGGACATGCAATCCGGATGGGAAAACGGTTGCAATACCGCGTACGCCTGCGCAGCTTTGATGGCATCTGCCGCATGGTGGAGCGTGAGGTCGGGATTGGCGTTCTTCCCGCCACGGCGGCATTGCGCTGTCAGAAGACGATGGCGATCAAGTGCATCCCGCTCAGCGATGCCTGGGCCAGGCGTCAATTATTGATTTGCGTCAGAAATGAAATGGACCTGCCGGGCCACACCCGGCAACTGCTGGAGCAATTGCTGGGGCAACCTCACCAGCAAACTCAGACCTGA